The Pseudomonadota bacterium genome segment CCTGACACACCAATACCGGAAGTGCAGTTGTTGTCAAACGGCAGATACCATGTGATGATCACGAATGCAGGCGGCGGTTATAGTCGCTGGAAAGACCTTGCAGTGACAAGATGGCGCGAAGACAGCACCTGTGATAACTGGGGTGCATTCTGTTATATCCGTGACATAGCAACCGGTGCTTTTTGGTCAACAACATATCAGCCTGCGCTCAAGGCTTCGAAGCAGTACGAAGCAATATTCTCGGAAGGACGTGCAGAGTTTCGCCGCCGGGATCAGGAATTCGACACCCATACGGAGATCGCAGTTTCACCTGAGGATGACATTGAATTACGCCGGATTACCATCACCAATCGTGCGCGGACACGTAGAATAATCGAAATAACAAGTTACGAGGAAGTTGTTCTCGCATCGCCGGCTCAGGACGCACTGCACCCGGCCTTCAGCAATCTCTTTGTCCGGACCGAAATCATCCGCGAGCAGAGGGCAATACTCTGTACGCGCAGGCCCCGCTCGCTTGAAGAACAGTCGCCATGGATGTTCCATCTCATGGCTGTGCACGGCGCCAAGACCAATGAAGTATCTTACGAAACCGACCGTATGCGGTTTATCGGCCGCGGGAACACCATTGTTGCTCCGGAAGTAATGAGAGGCTCTTCCGGGCTCTCGGACAGTGAGGGTTCAGTGCTCGATCCGATTGCAGCAATCCGATATCAAATAACCCTTGATCCGGAAAAATCGGCAACAATCATTATCGTCACCGGTATTGCCGAAACCCGTGATGCCTGTATGAGCCTTGTCGGGAAGTACCAGGACCTGCATCTCGCAGATCGTGTCTTTGATCTTGCGTGGACTCATAGCCAGGTGCTACTGCGGCAGATCAATGCTACGGAAGCCGATGCGCAGCTTTATGGGCGCCTTGCCGCCTCTGTCATATATGCGAATTCGTCGCTAAGAGCTGGTCCGGGGGTTCTCATGAAAAACCGCCGTGGCCAATCCGGCCTCTGGGGTTATTCTATTTCCGGCGATCTTCCCATCGTGTTGTTGCAGATTGAAGATCCGGGCAACATCAACCTCGTGCGACAACTCGTTCAGGCCCACGCGTACTGGCGTCTAAAAGGACTGGCAGTAGATCTGATAATCTGGAACGAAGATCACGCCGGTTACCGGCAACTTCTTCACGAACAGATCATGGGGCTCATCGCTGCAGGTACGGAAGCCAACGTCACTGATCGACCGGGCGGTATTTTTGTTCGACCTTCCGACCAGATATCAAAGGAGGACCGCATTCTGTTTCAGACTATTGCTCGCGTCATCATTACTGATCACAAGGGAACACTTGCGGACCAATTCAAAAGCCGGAGCTTTACGGAAGGAATATTGCCGGCACTTATTCCAACCCGAACCGCCAAAGGCGATGCTCAGGCATCAGCAGCAGAGCCCCGTCAGGATCTTATGTTCTCCAATGGGCTGGGAGGATTCACTCCTGATGGCCGGGAATATGTTATCTCAACTGCCCGTGGGCAGGTGACACCCGCACCGTGGGTGAATGTGCTGGCGAACCCGCTTTTCGGAACCGTTGTCTCAGAGAATGGCCTTGCCTATACCTGGAGCGAGAATGCACACGAGTTCCGCCTCACCCCCTGGTACAATGACCCTGTCAGCGATTCCAGCGGAGAAGCCTTTTATATTCGTGATGAAGAGCGTGGCCACTTCTGGTCCCCCATGCCGCTGCCCAGTCGCGGAGCCATGCCTTACGTGACCCGGCACGGGTTCGGTTACAGCGTCTTTGAGCACACTGAGCGGGGTATCAGTACAGAGATTTGGGTATACGTTGCCATGGACGCTGCAGTCAAATTTACGGTACTGAAGGTGCGCAACCAATCAGGCCGGTCACGGCGACTTTCTGCTACCGGATATGTGGAATGGGTGCTTGGCGGTTTGAGGCACAAATCAGTCATGCATATAATTACCGGGATCAACCCTCTGAGCGGAGCCCTCTTTGCGCATAATCCTTACAACACTGAATTCGGCAACCGAACGGCTTTTTTCAACGTAGATGATGCAACCAGGACCATGAGCGGCGATCGGAAGGAATTTCTCGGGCGCAACGGAACGCTCGCCAATCCCGCTGCCATGGTACGGTCACGGCTTTCCGGCAGGGTAGGCGCCGCTTTGGACCCATGCGGCGCAATACAAGTGACCTTTGAGCTGGCGGATGGCGAAGAGTACGAAATCGTCTTCACTTTGGGCGCAGGCCAGGATGCCGATGACGCCGGTAATCTGGCACATCGTTTCAAAGGGCCGGCTGCGGCCCGTGAGGCCCTTGAAGCAATATGGCAATACTGGAACCGTACCCTCGGTACAGTTCAGGTGGAGACACGGGACCAGTCCATCAACGTCCTGGCCAACGGTTGGCTCTTATATCAGACCCTGTCATGCCGTCTTTGGGGACGCAGCGGTTACTATCAGTCAGGCGGCGCCTTCGGCTTTCGTGACCAGTTGCAGGATGTAATGGCCCTTGTCCATGCCGAACCCCAACTTGTACGGAAACACCTCCTCCTCAGTGCATCACGACAGTTTGTAGAGGGTGATGTCCAGCATTGGTGGCATCCACCCACAGGACGGGGTGTACGCACCAACTGCTCGGATGATTTTCTTTGGTTGCCCTTGGCAACGTGTCGTTATGTCTTGACCACCGGGGATACAGGTGTGCTGGATGAGCCTGTCCGATATATTAAAGGTCGTCCGATCAATGCCGAAGAGGATTCCTATTACGATCTGCCTGGCAGGTCTGAAGAAAAGACAAGCCTCTATGACCACTGTATCAGGGCAATCCTCAAGGGCCTCAGATTTGGCGAGCACGGCCTGCCTCTAATCGGTTCAGGTGATTGGAACGACGGCATGAATATGGTGGGTAAAGACGGCAAAGGCGAAAGTGTCTGGCTCGCATTCTTCCTCTACAAAGTGCTCATGAGTTTTATTGATATCGCACGTATGTATGGGGATCTGCCATTCGCGGAACGTTGTGAGAAAGAAGCAGGCACACTTAGCCGGAATATCGAGCAGAACGGTTGGGATGGTGAATGGTATATACGCGCTTTTTTCGATGACGGTACGCCGCTGGGTTCATCGGTCAACCCCGAATGCCGCATTGATTCCGTTTCACAAAGCTGGTCTGTCCTGTCCGGTGCAGGGAGCGCCACACGCTCGCGCATGGCAATGGACGCAGTAGATAAGTATCTTGTGCACCCTGACCACGCGTTAATTCAGCTTCTTGACCCGCCCTTCGATAAATCTGACTTAAATCCCGGCTATATCAAGGGGTACGTGCCGGGTGTTCGGGAAAATGGCGGGCAATACACACATGGGGCCATCTGGGCTGCTATGGCCTTCGCAGCCATGGGTGACAGCAGACGGGCATGGGAACTCCTAACCATGATCAACCCTGTGAATCATGGGGGATCAGCTAAAGGGATTGGAATGTACAAAGTGGAGCCCTATGTTGTCGCCGCTGACGTATATGCAGTACCTCCCCACACTGGCCGCGGCGGATGGACATGGTACACGGGATCAGCCGGATGGATGTACCGTCTGATCGTGGAATCACTCCTTGGACTGAGGCTCAAAGCAGACAAGCTATATGTTGAGCCCTGTATCCCGGATGATTGGGAAGGCTTTACCGTGCACTACCGGTATAGGGAAACCATCTACCATATAAATGTGGTACAGAGAAAAACAGGTACAGAAAGAGGAACGGTTGTTACAGTGGATGGGATAGGACGGGAAGGTAATGCGATCCCGCTTATTGATGATGGTCGGCAACATGCGGTGGAAGTGGTTGTGGTGTCATAGGGTCGGGCACTTTTCGTGCATGGCTTTGTCATACTGTGTCCAATGTGGTTATCCGGGTCGTCCGGTCCACAATGTTTGCCGCCGGCAGGTACACCCTTTTCAGCTTTCAATTCAAACTATAATCTCAAAAGTGTGTGTAACAGGTTCGTTAAATATCAACTGAAATTCTCTTAAGGGCTGTGAACTTCCATAAGGAAAGATTGTTTTGGGCATTTCCTGTTTTATTTTCTGTGAACGTCCAATACCGGACAGATCAGCAAGCAGGCTGTTAGGGTCATAAATCACAGAGCCGGAAAGGGAAATTTTTATGTCTGCTTCAGGAGCAAAAGGACGTATGGAGTTTTTCTCATCAGAGAGCCTGACCTTTCTGGAATCATCCGGTCTGCTGTTGTTTACATTCTGGGGAGTATGTTGTGACTTTTCTGAAAGAATTACACTATTTACAATGCCGGAATAATAAAAGGAGTTAATGCCTGTGATCATGACAGTATATTACCATAGATACATATTATTATCCAAATATTCAAACTGGCCCGCTACTAAAAAGTATCTGCATAACCTGATGGGAACTTAATGCAGGATGGCATCACTCAGGTTTTGTAGATTTTTTCCTGTCTATGATATCAACTATTAAGTCGGCAATCTCGTTAAATTGTTTCTTGTAAACATTGATCACGCTAACAGAATGTGTCTTTTTGTTCATTGTTACCGTGATGTAACTTGATGAACCATCCCTTATTTTCGAATTACTGTATTGTTCATTTAAGCTGAAGAAACGGTTGTCTTTGATTTTCTTTATAATCAATTGCAGTTCCTTCTTTGTAAGCTGATAATATTCCTGATGTCTTGATACCGCACTTTGTCTGCCCCTTGTTTCTTCATATACTACCTTACCGTCGGCTGAAATCTTATATGTCGATCTGCCCCATTCTGCATGGGTGGCGCCGCTGTTATACACAATATCAAGATCTTCAGGGATTCCATCTAAGTCTCTTACCTGGACATTATCTGTTTCATCCGCTGCGGAAACAGCATTTACATTTGTCAGCATACAAAAGACAGATAGTAACAATATTGATAACAATCCAACATAATTTTGCAAGCAACGGTTATATTTGTTCATCGGCATCGACCTCTCGTTTTCAATTTAGCGTACTTGCATCTTTCTTTGGCTCTTTTTAGGTTTAATCCATCAACGGGGATTATTTATTGGACCGATTGCTTCTTGCATGTAGCTCGGCCCAACCATCTTTTTAACGACTCCTGCATAAAATTAATTGTGTCCCAACTTTCTTTCATTGTCAAGTCAATCAGGTTAAAATTTATCGGCTTGACCAGACTGTTTCATTTTTCTCATCTATTCTTTTATACGTCGGTCATAAAAATCTTTTTCAAAAGTCATTATTACTGTCAAACCGTTATTCAGAATAATGTGAACCATAAGAGGGTTGCCCGTATCGTCATCTTTTCCGAGAAGACGAAAAGTTCCCTCTTTCTCTTCTGTTATGATAAAACCATTCTTTTTTAACCTATCGGCAGCCTCTTTGCCCATTTCTCCCTGAAAAACAAAAGACTGTCCCACAAGCTGCTGATCTTTCTCATATATGCAGCCTGCACCCACCATGGGGTCCATATTATTTACCCTGTACACTTCTACCTTTAAGTCTCCCTTCAACTCATCAATCTCATCGGGTGTCCCAAGAAGAGAATGTACTTTGGATTTACTCATGAGCACACTCACCCTGTCGAGGGTATCTATGTCTATTGCCATAGCCGTGCACACGACCATAAAGAGCACAACCATTCCAACTGTTATTTGAATTAATATCTTCACTGGAGACTCTCCTTATATTTCTTGATATTATTTAGATAGTATATCAATTAAGTTAACCATTGCTGCTGCCGGGTTGACACTGACACTCACTGAAGTGCCGGATTTTTCAGTAACCATTGTGCCGTCAGATTTTGTATATGACCTTGATGAGGAAGATGTTTCCCACTTTTTTTCAATTGGTTTTGTCTGCACGGCACCGGCGGCTGCACCGGCAACAATCCCGGCTTTAAAGACATCTTTTATCGTGCTCTCTGTGTCCGCAGGAGGAGAATTATAAGTAACAGGAGGTTGACCGGGAGGAGTTCCTTGAGCCCCTGGTAAACCCGGAGGAGGAACAGATACGCCTGTTGTCGGGCTATAAAGCGGAACAAGGTTTACTATTACCGCCGGAGGTACAAGGATATATGCTTCTCCTGTCTCTTCCTGTCTTGAGATGGAACTGAAACCACTGTTAACTCCCATTCTCGTGTCTTTGAAAAAGAGCCCCGAATTAACCCCTGACTGAACCGCTTTCATAAGTACCTTATTGGACTGATATTGTTTTCTAATCATCAAATCTTCCTGACGATAATTTTCTTTGACTATTGTCAGGATATGATCGCGTGTTCGCTCAAGAGAAACTGTGCCTGGTGTTTGTCCAAAAAGCCTTCCGTCTGCATAGATTTTTGCACCCACGGGATTAGACGATACAGGAATGTCCTGCCTGAGAATCGGGGTTTCACAGCCAAACCCAAGAAGGGCAATAAGGCATAATAGAACAAAATATTTCTTTTTTATCATCTCCATCCTCCATATAGGATTCAAAATACTTTATCTGATATCCGGCTATTAATTTACAGTAATTGTAATAAATATCAATAGATTTCAACTGACAAGCCCACGTTGAGTTTGAAACTGATACAAAAGTGGGGTTATTAAAAATGGCACGATATAGAAATAGACCTTAAGGAATGATCTCGATGTTCATTTTTATTTCATCCTTTGATACAGAGAATTTCTGGTGTTTAAGGACAGAACGTTTATTCTCTGGTCAAGTGTCTGTATTTAATGCGGTGGGGCTGGTCTGCGGCATGCCCGAGACGGGCCTTTCTGTCCGCTTCATACTCGGAATAATTTCCATCAAACCAGACCACTTTGCTGTCGCCCTCGAAAGCGAGCATGTGTGTAGCGATACGGTCGAGGAACCATCGGTCGTGGCTGATAACTATGACGCAGCCGGCAAAACTCTCCA includes the following:
- a CDS encoding PEGA domain-containing protein; translation: MIKKKYFVLLCLIALLGFGCETPILRQDIPVSSNPVGAKIYADGRLFGQTPGTVSLERTRDHILTIVKENYRQEDLMIRKQYQSNKVLMKAVQSGVNSGLFFKDTRMGVNSGFSSISRQEETGEAYILVPPAVIVNLVPLYSPTTGVSVPPPGLPGAQGTPPGQPPVTYNSPPADTESTIKDVFKAGIVAGAAAGAVQTKPIEKKWETSSSSRSYTKSDGTMVTEKSGTSVSVSVNPAAAMVNLIDILSK